The DNA segment GAGCTGGAGCACCAGGCATTGATCTATAAGTACCTGATGGCGGGGGTGCCCGTGCCGCCGGAGCTCGTGATTCCCATCCAGAGGAGCTTTGAGGCCTTggctgggcgatactaccaccacCCTGCGCGTACGTAGTTCCTACCTCTTCTTTTCTTCCATCGCTGGCTTGGTCGTCTCCCTCTTCTGGGCTATTGTTTCAGTGATGGTGTTGATGTCAAGATcggtttttccttcttttttttttgttgggttTTAGAGCTGAAACCGGTTAGCTTTTGGGTCCCTGCTGTGATATGCTGCATCTATTTGTGTGTTCTTAGTGTCATCTTCACTTGTTTCTGTAATGTGATCGAAAGATGCGGACTTTTTACATGTTCGTCcgtttcttctttcttgtttgatGGATTTAAAGCTTAGATTTGGTAGTTTCTCCGGAGCTAACGCCTCGCTATCTTATCGGGATGCCGGAAGTTGGGAACTTTATACTATCATGATGTTCTTTATAGGCGCTCTGAGTtgtaccttttcttttcttttgtttgaatGCCAAGGACATGAATACATAAACTTTTCTCCCTTTACTTGATTTGATTCTAAGTTTTTCCCatttatgtatcaaaatattcaatattttcttctttttttacccATTTCTTTTGGTAACAGAGTGTATCTGCAAGCATTGCTTATCAGCTTTATTACTGTTTTAAGGTTTCTTTTGGTTTCCACAATAATATAATTTCGGTTTTGCTGCTGCCCCACGCTAATTTTTACTATCTTTTGATGGATGCAACAGAAGAAGACTTCTGAAATATTGGTTTATGTTTTCTGTGCTTGTTTTCATTGTCGTGGCCTATATTGTAAACCTTTTGGATGATATAAGCTGTTTTAATGGGGAAATGGTGGTTCTTCTCGAAGATGATTGTAGCCATCAAAAGTGTAGCCATCCATCATTCAAAGAAATCTAATATGTTTGGATGTTCTTTGAGTTCAGTAGCTTACTGTTCCTACTATGGAAAGAAGCTAGACCCTGAACCAGGGCGGTGCCGCCGAACCGATGGGAAGAAGTGGCGGTGCTCCAAGGATGCGCACCCCGACTCCAAGTATTGCGAGCGCCACATGCATCGTGGCCGCAACCGTTCAAGAAAGCCTGTGGAATCACAATCCGCCTCCCAAATGCAGTCATCCTCATCTACTGTGACCTCCATCGCTCCTGCCGGTAGTGGTGGCGGTGGTAATGGTGGGGGAAGCTTCCAGAGCATTCCCCAGCTCTTGGTTGCAGGTCATAGCAATACACAACAAAGCTTATGCCTGGGGACCTCCAGCTCCTCTCAGCTGCCATTGGGCCCTGGTCCTTTTGGCAACAGGTATCTTTTCTTCCCTCACTGTGAAATGGCAGTACAATTATCATCATTAGGATTTTGTCTATGTGATCATCCATTATTGAGATGGTTATTCCGGACTAAAGTTGGATGTTTGGATAATAAATAGGCCCAGCTGCTCAGATTTACATTATTTGGAAACGTTCATTTGTGTTGATTTATGGATTAAATATAATAGTCTGGTACTCTGCCAGCGCGGTAGCCACCTTTGGAGAAATCTATTATCTTGTCACCCATTTGGAGCAGTCTGGATCGGAGTCGTGAGTGCACAGTATAATGGCTGAAACAGGAAGTCTTTAGTTGTTAATTTTTGGAGAAGTGCTAAATTTTCTGTGAACTTCCTCTTTTCTGAATATAGATGATAGCAAGAGGTTTTCAGCTTGTTAGACTCTTGTTTCTAGCTTTTCTTGAAACAGTTTTAGCAATCTGGTCTCTCACAGGCTGTAGAGAAATTTATGCTGTTATAAAGCAGGCTTTGTATGCAAAACCTGAGGCTATTGATTCAATTCTGTGCTGTCATTTGTCATGTGACAGTGACAACCAGGTATTGGGCATACCATCATGCTCATCTCCATTTTCCCCGGTCATTTTTACCTTCATAGGCTGTGGAGGAAGCTGGATGCAACGTGATCACCATGTCACAGCTACAAATTTCTCCATCTTTGCACTATGGTGACAGGATGTCACTTATTGAATATCTTCGATAAAAGACAAGACCTGTCCTTCCAGCTGTAACTTATGACTTCTAAGCAGTATTAACATAGCAAACCGGTAGTTGTTTGCATCGCATGGTTCCTGTGCCAGTTCATCAGTTGACCGTCTCATTTTTACATGTTCTCTAGAGACCCTTTTAGAAACTTGTCCTCATGAAACAAAGTTGTGCTGCTTGTGCCTTTTTCCTATTAGGTGATGCAGTTATCACTGTCATAGTTGTCCCCACAGAGCTATATTGGAAGGAAAAGGTCATCCACAATCAGACAATTCTAACTTAGGAAATGGACCTTGTTATcttcattttatattaaaaaactaATGGTCCACTCTGGAAACATTCCATGTTATTGGACACTCAAAGAAACCATCAAATATATTAGTTCTTGGGTATTCTTATAGTGATCAGTGAAAATGGTTGTGTCATTTTGGGAAATTTAGTCCCTTTTTTCTTGCTTAGCAATAATGGCTTATGAGTTAGTGAATGCAACATCTTTGTAGGAATAAAAGTCACATGCAATAAGGACGCAATTATTGGATTTAGCCAAAGAAGGCAAATGATAGACTCAAGTTGATGGATGAATGACTATGTCCTAGGTAGATGAAGTGCAGAAAAATGTGATCCATATTTCAAGTTCTTCATGTTGGCATCAAGGGCTTGCAAAAGCATCCTTGATCTTGTGCACTTTTTGGTTCTTATATCCTAGTTCTGACTATACAACCTAGATACCCGAAGAATGAATAGGAGTGGGTACATGTAGGAAGCGAAGCAGCAGCTGCACGGTGGATTTCGTAATGAGTTTCAGTAGTTTCTGGAGCGAGTTCAGTAGGTCGAAGTTTTGCTTTCTATGTCCAAAAATAAAATGGCTCTCCGTGTTATCAGCATAAATTCATTCTTCTGCATATTGCAGGTACTTCTGTGGTGTTAAACCTGGGGTGGACGAGCACAATTTCTTCTCAGAAACTTCTGGAAGTACAAGGCATCTTGGAATGGATTCAATTGACGGCTCATGGCGCTTGATGCCATCCCAAGTGTCTTCATTTCCACCATCAGAAGCTCGAGGTCCTTCTCTTCTGCAGAGTGCTTGCCCTCCACCTCAGTCAGTTCAAGATCTTGGGCAGGTCTCATTCAGCTCAATATcaaaacaacagcagcagcattcCTTTGTCGGGAGCAAGTTTGGTTCACCACAGCCCGCGAAGCATGAAAGCCAATTCCTCCGGCCTTTCTTCGACGAGTGGCCTAAGACGAGAGACTCTTGGTCTGATCTAGAAGAAGATCGATCCAACCGAGCATCATATTCCACAACCCAGCTCTCGATTTCCTTTCCCATGGCCTCCTCGGACTTCTCTACCTCCTCTTCCAGGTCACCCAAACGTAAGTTCATTAACTTCTTCCGATATATAATTTATCTATTCCTTATTATAAATTTGCAGCTCTTTCTTATTGTAACGAGTTCTCTCGCTGATCCTTGTCTCTGCAGATGATTGAAAGAAAAGCACTTCGATCGTTGGGTGCTGACTCCAAATGGCATTCAATGTTCTTGCTTCTTAGTGCATTTTTAGGAGATTGTCTCAAGTTTGCCATCATCTCTCTTCCTTGATGTGGTAGAACCTTTTCAATTCCCTGATGTTGCTGATTTCTTGTATTGAAACTGTATATGGAAGATGTATGCAAAAGTTGTTGTCATTTTGGTCATCTACCACATACCTTGATGCTTGATGTCATCTTTTAATCATTCCAAATAAATCTTGTGGATACTTTTGTGGCTCAAAACTTTAAAGTAGACGATCAAAATTTATCATCTAAAAAGCTTATTTTTCATGGTATTAGTTTATAATGAGAACAATCGATGGTTTAGTTCTTAATGAGTAGATTTGTTCACTGTTTAGTCAACAACTTCAAGAACACTTTTTTTTGTCTCTCACACAAAATGTGAGAGCTGGCAATTTATTGTTGTTGTGTAATTATCACTGTTTCTTAAGCCTTATTTCTTGGTGGTATTGACATAAAAACAGAACAAGATGGCTTTTTTCTTGAGCAAAAATTTAGGCATTTTGCTAAATTTGACCAACTTAAACCAAATCCAAATcatgtcttggacttcatttttcttggtAGTCCAAAAGTAATGCAAATGATCTTATTAGTTGGTTTTGATTGATTTTACCTgatttaaactcattttaaatacaTGCTTCAGAATTAGTAGTTTTACCTTAAATAAGTTTTCATGAAATGTTTAAaagtatttatgataaaattagaATATAAAATCTTAAAGTAGTGTATAGTAAATTAGCATATGTGTGAAAAATAAATATCgatgatatgaatttcaaattaatacaaaaataagGACCCTATGACGAGAATAAATATTACTTGTATAAGTACgagataaaaaaagaaatataaaatatgatataatatttatattttttaaaaacaaaaaaaaatcattacaaCAATACCTTAACCAATCAAAACGTATATCGAAGACTAATAATAATACCCTATATTTGTTTTAATAAAGTAATACAAATAAAGTTTGTTAAATAAATATATCAATAATGTGACTTCAATATCAGAATATTAAAggactaaataaataaaaaggtcaACAATTGTGGCTTGACATTTATGATTGCATGATGAGTACACATATCTGTCTTCTCATTTTTCATGACCTCAATCCAATCATCAATTccaaaatttttctttaaggaattGAAAATATTAATGCATAAAATTGATTGTATTTCTCCAGCTTTGATGCTTACACAATCAATCATGTGTACATCTTAAAGCAAAAACAATATTTTCCTTATATATAAcgtggaaagatatatatatatatatatatatatatatatatatatatatatatataaagggcaTTTTTAGTGAATTTTGTAAAGCCCAAAATCAACATACGATTGACGGCACAGATTGATCCTTGGAAATAGGACGGACGGCTCACAACCAACTGGACTTGAAGCAACCGGCAATGACGGGTACATGATGGGGTTGGTGAGTAGCCTAACCGGTTGATTTCCGATATTGGAGGTGGAGAAGGGGCGAGGGAAGGGAAGCGTACTCTCGCCTTGTGCCTTCCACACGATTCTTCGGCCTCGAGTTCTCCGTCGTTCCCAAGGGAAGGTGAGATTTTGCGGTGTGATTCTTCTTGGATCTTCCTCCGTCGGTGTATCCCACTGTTATCCCCCAATTTTTGGCGATTGAACTTGATTGATCGCACTTCTTTTTTGCCCTCTTCACCTTTGGTTCTGATCTGCGCCGTGAATTTGTCAGCATCGCCGAACCTTTTCTGAGATTTTTTGGGGAGTATTTGTTGCTtaatgtttcttcttctttttctcgagATCTGATGGTTGGGGTGGATTGGGATCTAAAGGAAAGGGTGGACCTTTTGCTAGGTTTAGGAATTCAAAGTATTAGTGCAGAGGGCAGCTGAAAACCTCTGATCCATTGGATCGTGCTCTtgttgatgcatatttgtggCTTTGCTATTTGTTTGAAATTTTTTTGTATTGAATCTGTCGGAAAGTGTTTATGCGGAATTCTATAGAGGTGATGTCTTTTGGTTTTAGTTGATTGACTGAAAGTTATTGTGATGTGGATTTTGGTTGAGTTGTTTCAAGTCTTTTGCGTGGGAGGAGATCAAGAAGTAATGTTAGATCCAACTCTTTGTATCTTATCTTGGGCTGGTCATAGGACAACTGGTTAAAGTTCTTCACTTCTAGCAGTGTTGTGGGAGGACTTAATATTGCCTAGTTGAAATCAATTGAACTGTGGAAATCGTAATCTGGATTAGATTAAATGTCTAGATTTTTagcatatttgtatcatgttactATGATGAATGTCCTCGCATCAAAAGGAATTCTAACAACAAAGTGCAATTTCGAGAAATGAGTGGGTAATTGGGTGTTGGTCTGACTACTATTTTGCTTTTATATATGCAGATTGTAATTTTTGTCTCCTTTCGGTTCCGATGATTGTTTTGATCTCAAGTTTTAGTTTGCAGTTATGCAAACACATAACTTGCTGAAATGGGCATGTATAATAACTTTGTCAAGGATTGTAACATCAAGAAATCCTTTTTAAGTACATCACAGTGAGTATAATTTGTGTGTCACAATAATGTGCTGTTATGCTTTAACAACTCTTTCAGATGAAACAATCTGAAAAAGGATATTGATCATGCTGATTAAATGTTTTGCTGAATGTTTAAGCTGTGCTATTATAAAAAAGGAGCATTGTGCCACAACTtctacttgtttcatgattttttgTCTCATTGACGGTTGAGTTTTTCTCGAATATTATTGTTCTTGCCTATATGGATGTACATATGCCACATGACTTAATTCCCTGTGCAATTCTAACTTTATGGAAATAAACTTCAATCTGATTTTATTTACGGTTCAATACTTAAAATAGTATAtaacattttgcatttttataaaaaataggtCCACTGTAAGATGGAGTTTATGATGCAGTCATGGCATGCTTAAAAGAAATCAGGTTATTGATTGAACTGGATATTGATCATTGTTTACTGTGGGATTGATGGATCAGATTGGGGAGATTTTCCCTTTTAGGATTTTGATTGACCTCAGCCCACTCTGTTTGCAGCCATGTCATGGGCCTTGATGCTTGTATACTTGGTTTTATATAGGTGGCAGACACCTCTTTCCTTATATATGCTAAATCATCACTCTGATTCTAGATTGACTTGATGTGGTCCTCAGTTCACTTCGCCAACTTAAACATTGAATTAAATTGGGTAGAACTATGTGTTCCTTTAGCTATGACAGACTGTGCCTGATTCCTTTTTTTTATACTCGTAGTATACGATCTCCATGATTCATGTGCTTTTATACAGGAGGTAATTCTGGAGAGGATGTTGGTTGACATTTTCTATAAGTTTCACAATTTTGTCAACTCATAAACAGTTGAATTATAGTCGAGGGGACAATTTTTTGATGCAGTATGCTTTTTTCGCATGTAGCTTACAAGAACATGTCATGAGGGCCAGTTTGCACATAAGTTGATATCTAGCATCAACTTTTGTGCCAAGCGTTTTATGTATAACAGATTTTATTCTTTCTAAGCACACGGATGTCTAAATATTAGTGTTAATTGTTAGTTATAACTATGATTCACCACTTGCTCTGCCCTAAACCAAATATATTGCATATATCATAGTGCAGCAAGATCTCTTTTCATCTTATTTTTGTCTGAACATGTAGTATCTATAGATGTTCAAAGCTGATGCCATCTGgtggtttattattattattttcgttTGTCCAAGATCAttggtttattattattatttttgtctgTCCAAGATCATTGATAGTACAGAATCTGTAACCAAATGGTTGTTTTGGTCTCATGACAGTGTTGAATATGGAGTTCTTCACTGGCTTTCTGTGCGAATCAACACCGTCTGAGAACCTGTTTTCTCATCCGGATGCTCAGAGGTGTCCATTTTTGAGGAACATCAATGAACCAACAAACTTTTCCTTCTCATCATCTCTCGGTTCTCCTTTCCCAGTAAGTCAACACTATGTCTTTCTCATGCTTCAATATAGACTACATGGATGAATTGTCCCTTTTACCCTACTGTGCCCGTTACTGTTGTCTTTTAGTTAAGAGGAGCGAAGGGTCCAATCTTCGAAGATGGACCCAGTTTTGATATGGCATTCAAGATTTTCCATGGGCGCAACGGAGTCGTCCCACTTTCAGGGAAATCCTATATATGTGAGGACAATGTGGAACCTGAGCCTGCAATGCAGTTTAACCCTTTGGCAGGCAAAGCAGCCTCTATCAGCCTCTCAGCTTTTGGGCCAGGAGGACCTTTCAGTTTTGATTTCTTCTCAAAAAAGTGGAAAAGGGAGAAATCCTCCAAGAAAGATCACTCTCGACAGGTCAGGTCTCCTGTAACATTCATACCTCATCTCAaacttttattgtgtttctagttCATTAGTTACGTTGGTTCTTCGACACTCCAAAAACTTGATTATGTACACATGATCATTGGAACTGTTGAATTCATAAATTGGTGCATTAAATATCACTGATGAAAGAAACAAGAATAGTGGTTTTTCCCATCTAGCTTTGAACCTTAAAAGAAGAAGAATTATTGTGATGTGCATTATTATCATTAACATCCGATATCATATATTGTCTTATGTCCAAATTCTTGCTTGTATTTGTTTGTTTCAGAATGGAAATGGTGCATCACATGAAGCATCAAGCAACGAGTGGCTCAAAACAGGGCAGTGTCCAATTGCAAAGTCTTATAGGGCAGTGAGCGGTGTCCTGCCTCTCGTAGCAAAGATCCTACAGCCACCACCAGGCATGAAACTGAAGTGCCCCCCCGCTGTG comes from the Musa acuminata AAA Group cultivar baxijiao chromosome BXJ1-10, Cavendish_Baxijiao_AAA, whole genome shotgun sequence genome and includes:
- the LOC104000169 gene encoding growth-regulating factor 5-like — its product is MNSTTAAAGMGMGGRAPFTAAQWQELEHQALIYKYLMAGVPVPPELVIPIQRSFEALAGRYYHHPALAYCSYYGKKLDPEPGRCRRTDGKKWRCSKDAHPDSKYCERHMHRGRNRSRKPVESQSASQMQSSSSTVTSIAPAGSGGGGNGGGSFQSIPQLLVAGHSNTQQSLCLGTSSSSQLPLGPGPFGNRYFCGVKPGVDEHNFFSETSGSTRHLGMDSIDGSWRLMPSQVSSFPPSEARGPSLLQSACPPPQSVQDLGQVSFSSISKQQQQHSFVGSKFGSPQPAKHESQFLRPFFDEWPKTRDSWSDLEEDRSNRASYSTTQLSISFPMASSDFSTSSSRSPKHD
- the LOC104000170 gene encoding uncharacterized protein LOC104000170, which translates into the protein MEFFTGFLCESTPSENLFSHPDAQRCPFLRNINEPTNFSFSSSLGSPFPLRGAKGPIFEDGPSFDMAFKIFHGRNGVVPLSGKSYICEDNVEPEPAMQFNPLAGKAASISLSAFGPGGPFSFDFFSKKWKREKSSKKDHSRQNGNGASHEASSNEWLKTGQCPIAKSYRAVSGVLPLVAKILQPPPGMKLKCPPAVVAARAALARTALVKTLRPQPLPAKMLAIALLGMAANVPLGVWREHTEKFSPQWFAAVHAAVPFIGMLRKSVVMPKTAMALTIAASILGQTIGSRAERLRLKAEAAAGSSSNSINQAAIAVKSSGHCSEGEGRVWEPLPLKVAGRGSSPTASVCF